The Nomia melanderi isolate GNS246 chromosome 3, iyNomMela1, whole genome shotgun sequence genomic interval TCTGTATCAGGATTACGTGAACGTTAGAAACCGCCGGAACGAAATTCGATATCAATGTTCATTACGTTTCATTCTGTCATATTCTGTTTCGCTTGTTTTCTTCGTTACGTGGCTCGAAAACTGAGCTGTTGTCGAATAGCTGTTGACACGAGTATCCCAAATGGAAAACTCCCCTCGCCCCTGTGACTGTTTAGTTTGTGGATGGTCGGCACAGACGAGGACCATGAAAGGTTCTCCTTGTTGCGCGTAATTCCCCGAAAAACCGTGCAGCCGCTGGAAGCGCGCAAAAATCTAATGATCGACGTCGGCCGGGCCGCGGAACGTTTAGCTAAATGGAGTGCGGCGGGACGGCCGAGTGCGACGAGAAACGCGGTTACAACGAAAAATAACCGCCCCACCCCTCGCTCGTGAAATTATGGAACTCGGTTGGCAAGCTGttttaatataaagaatagTTCCGTTCGTTTTTCTCGCCACTGATGGGGAAACTTTCCAGCGGTTTTTCATAGGATACTGACTCGAACGAGGCACCGTTAAAAAAGTTGCGGGCATAACTGTTTGCTTCGACGAAAGTTCGAAATGGAAAGTTCAGCCCACATGAAAGTGGTCACTGCATTGGGCTTAGCCGCGCGTGGTGGTCATCTACCCATCGACAGTCTTCGTCGCGATACCACTTACAGTTTGTACACACTCGAGTCAAACTCCGGGCATCCTGCGACGATGTCTCTGCACTCCATGACACGAGTTACACCGCTGCTCGATCCACCGCGAGTATCTGCACGCGCGTCGATGGTACAGGGATATCGCATCGCAAATAATAAGCTCGGAAGCTATCGAGTCCAGGTAAATTTTGGAACGTTCGACTGGTCAACGGGTGTCCTTCGCAGCTGTGGTCCATGCGGtttgtaattttgatattaaaatacTCTCCAAAGTCGCGAGTTTTCGAAACCCCTGTGCGTTTTATCAATTTGCTGCTTCTGTTATGAAATGATGATTCGGTGAGGATTGGAACTGTTCATTTTTTCAACGAACTTTTTTCACCCTACCAACACGCAACTGCTTGTAAATTAACCAATCCGCGCCCATCCTCTGCAGGAGGTCTATCCTCGGAGCAATCATCCGTTCGACGTATCAGTTCGTAAAATTTCGAACAACATCTCTCGTTGCTatacattttgtaaataaattcgattaaaGCGCAAGTGGTTTCCTGTTGAAAGAGGCTCGGACGATTGAAGCTTCCGACGAGCCAGGTCGAGAGTCGCGTAAAGTTGGTTGTTCGGCACGCAATAGCGAACAATCCTGACAATTAGGGGAAATTATTAATCGTTCGTAAAAATGTTAACGATCATTACACAGATTCACTGACGCGCGTGTATTGCCAGTTGCGCTCGCTAATATTCGGATCAGCCCGGTTACGAGCGACAGACAACGTGACCGTCATACCGGAACGGAGGAACCGCTCGGGACATTGAAACGCGGGTAACGATCGCGTTGCGCGTACCGACAGAATGCAAACAGAACCGGTTACAACACCAGGCCAGCTTGTTCCCAGTGTTTCAGCGGCGCCGTTCCGAAATTTCGTTTAATCAGGGTATCGAGCTGGTGGGTCTGGTCGTTGACCAAAATGTTTCCGTTTTGGTAGCGGTGCGCACCTGTCGTCCAGCGCATGTTCGATATTCTATAAGTAAATCCTGGTCCTTTAGCGAGCTTCTCCCGATGATAATGAGATCAAATACGGTATTAATGCTCGCAAACCAAAGTTCTGTAGTATTTTCGGTTGAAGCGAAAGTTGAAAAGGATATGATAAGTCAGAGTGAGCATAGATAGATGCCTGGGAAACTTTATGCGCGAAAGAATATTTAACCTTTCCTTCTTCGTAGAGTCATTAATCTGCTGCGCTCAACAATtatttcgctaggaatatttaACATCTTCAAATGAGATGTGTACGACATTCTTTCTAATGAACTTAACACGATACGTCGATTAAAGAGCagagctattttctttcaatatttcacatatcgatgctatatacgaagcttaatattaaatgtaaaacttaataattttgCCATGACAAATCAAGTGGCGTGTAAGAGACACCATcaagtgcaacgggttaataagATAATCCCTAGAGTTCCGACTGCAGCAATAAAAACAATCGTAATCCCACGGGAACCGATCTCTCTAAGCTGAAAGACGTTCGAACGATCGATATAAAAATTGTCGAATCTCCCCGGGGGTGACTGTAATTGAACCGATGAGGAACAAATAGATGTCCCGATTCGGGCCAAGGGCTAACATTAGTGGAGCGCAGCGGCTGTTTGATTATCAGCTCGCGCGGGGAACAATGGCCGCCGGGATAGAGGAAGTTCAATCGCTTCTGACTGCTCCGCAAAGTGGCGTCGATAATCGATACTTTGCCAGGATTTAAAAGGATTCGCGCGAAAGTATTTACGACTAATCGGCTGAAACTCGGATCCGAAACAAAGGGTTCGGCGAAGCTTCGAGCTAGCTCGGTCTTTGTGCATGTCCTCAGGTATCATCTACAGCGAGGCTGGGCCACCCGCGAAAATCCGTGGACGGTCCGACTCGCGGAGGCGATACGCGTCCCGCAGAATTAAGTTAATAGAAAAGAAGCAATTTGTCCGGAAAGTACTGCGGCAACGGCGGTGACCGAATCGATACGGCGCGGCGGGGCGGCTCGTCGCAACGGCCGAGCGAGCGTGTACGAAAAGACGAATTCAAGGCGAGTTAAAAACGGATTCGACGGCTTTGCCGTCGCTCGAACCGTGAATGAATAATCAAACCGGCTTGGATGATAACGTGCCAACCCTTTTGTCCTCGGCCGAGACAGATTATTAAACCCTTAAGCGACCGAAGCGATGGATACCGGGCGCACGTTCGGCCGCCGCGCCTCGTCTGCTGGGATTGTTTGCAGAAAACAACGAGGGAAGCCAGGAACGGCCGAGTAAATTGTTTATCGGATAACCGACTTCTCTTCTCCGCCGGTTTACCCGGGAAATTCGTTTCAAAGGCGAATTTTGTGCCGCTGATCCTTTCAATTCCGAGAAAAAAAAGAggtgagttaaccctttgcaatcgagagaCGACCCTCGGTCGGCAAttaatttgatacagcaaaattacaaagttatatatattgaatattaagctttgtgtaATACAATGggcgaaatattggaataaaatagctttgtttcttaattgaaataCGGTTTCTCATTACTTAGTTCCAAAGAATATTATCTTGTCTaatcggaaaatattgaatgtctctattgaaaaactttcgaatgttcTATTGAACTATATCTATTGAAAATGGTTAACTTATTTCGAACGACTACAGTTTCGATCCTTGACTCTTTGCGACTGTCATAATACCAAATTAGCGATATGATGAAACGCTACCCTTTCCTCTGAATCGTTCGCGCGGTCTTCATATTCGCCGCTCTTTCACGTGCGCTTTTTAATTGCCACTTTCTCGCGAGATTCTCGTTCTCGTCATATTAGGCCCGAACAATTCCATTTCGTCTCATTTGGACGATAAGCAGGGTAAAAACGGAGAAGCATGGACGCCGGTAGTTTAATCACTCACAAAACGAAGGGGGGCTAGAGACGGCGGAACGCGTTTCGACGCGCCTAAGAAAAAACACACTGTTCGATGTTCTGTTACGTAGTCGCGAGATGTTTAAGATGGAATTTCGGTTCTTATCGGGGAAACCTCGCCTGAATCGGGAGAGTCGTTCCAATACGAAAACCATATACTGATGGAGATTTACTATTGCATATGTTGACGAATCCTAGGAACAGAGGAAGACTTCTGCTTTGAGCCTAGAGCGAACAAGAAACTATAAATTCTCCAAGGAAAGGAAAATTTCATGTCGTCGTATCTAGATAATGAAAATAGcgaacatcgaaatgaaaacgGAATAAGAATTCGCCTCCGAACTCTCTGTCAACTACGTTCATTGCGGACAACCGCTTCGTGCCAAGTTCCTAACCGAATTTGTCGTGTCCATTTGTCGAAGGCATTCCCCGTAATTCCCGGGacataatttaattgttaagtTACCGTTCGCTGTATCCGCGTTACAACCGTTCGCCTTGTCCGTTGTCTTCCAGCCGTGGGATCGCGACGGCAGACAAAAGGATCGTATCCGTTTCCGCGGATCTTAACCCGCGACATCCTCACAGGGATATGCGTTCCGTGTGTACGCTGGTACGCCTTACGAGTACCACGTAATTCCGTTGTTTGCCACTCAACCGAAACTCATCCCTTTATTTAATCGAAAACGCCGGAAACGCTTTCAACGACGACGTAAACGATAGAAAGCGCGTATAAGCAACGCTTGATCGTGGTAATTAGTAATAACGACCGCGTGTTACTTGCGCTCATAATTTCTTGCAGCTCGCCGCATCTGTACGAAGCATCTCGACAGCCAGGAAACGGTCGATTTGCGTGGAGAAAACTAACGGCTACTACGAATTTACTTCGTGTACACCTTCATTTTCGATCGAGGATAAACAGTCGTTGAGAACAACTGAATAGGACGATGGTGAACGTATCATTTCATTTACCGTACTAAAATTCCTCTGAAAAAGAAGCTTTGTATTTATTCGTTAAGGAACATCCCATTTCCAATTACGCCTCGATTACTGCAATACCCTGCATACACCACCACCAAAGAAACTACTTTCGCAACCAGAAAGCAATGCCAGAAGAACTCAAATACGCTCGAGCAGCCATTCAATTTATCTACTCACCGCATGGAAACAATCGGGCAGAAGAAGGATCGTTGCTCCGTTCGAGAGGGGTGGAATAATACTGTGCGGCGTTACGCTGGAAAACTTTAATCGAAACGCCCGTCCCCCGCCCCCTGACCCCCAGCCGCACACGATACGGGATTTAACGTAGTCGTGGGGTGGTTAATCTTCGAGAATTTTGACCGGGACGGTCGGCGACGCCGACGAAAAGGTCCCCGTTCAAATTGGATGGGCGGGGCTGAAGGTCCTAGATACCAACCATCAGCCGCCATCTGCGAACCGTTGGTCGAACAATCCTGGAAACTGCAACCCGTGCACAGCGGAAAGCCTGCAATCGTTCCGCGTTCCAACATCCTGAAACGAAATTCTGCGGATTCTCGTTTCTCCCCTGCGGGATTCCAGCGTGTATTCTTTCTCCGTGTCTCCGGTGTGTGTCACCCTTACTCCACCCCCGCGTCCCGTGCCGTCGACTCTTCCGTTAACGCCCATAACCACGCTGCTCAAGCAACGAgctaaaaaacagaaaaaaaaagattcaTTCAGTCCGTTCGATCAAATCCGGCCCCGGGATCCGAGGATAGTAGCGAAACGTCTCGCATCGATCGACTGATGAATCTTCGCTAATTGTCGCGCTAATTATCGCGCTAATGTAGTCTACAACGACCGCGGAACAggagtttaacacgttaactgccacgagaatagtgttttatatatcgCGTAcgcctttgtagcaaagataaatggtattggaaataattattaacgattcggTACCATggttcttacgttacactgttatccagCTACCCaagttaccaaatatttttattcgacatcgattTTCGTAGCTGTTTCCAAGCAATTCGGATGCTCCGGCCATAACTACTATGACAGTGAACGTATTAATCCGTGTGCAGGTGAGTCGAAGGTGGCTAGGTCGCGGAGAGAGTTCCGCAGACGGTAAATTCATCCCGGCGCTAATCAATGATGTATTTCCAGCAGTGTGTGCGGCTCTCCGCGAGCAACTTCGTCCTAGATATCTAAGCCCCGCGGCTACCGGCGAAACAGAGGGTTTCACGCTATTATTCGACCGGCGGGGGTTAGCGGCGAGACGAGCTCGCAAAGTGCCCGAGAATAATTACAAGTTTCGCCATTGAATCCGGAATGCGCTAAACAACGTGGAAACAGCCGCATTGCGATTCGATGATTAATGCAATTCCAGCCTAATGCATATTGAGCTGTACATGGCCGCACGTTTGAACTGTTTTAAATGACCCGCGGCTGATGAACGCACCCCTCGTGCTAAGTAGGTCCTGCTGCGGCGAGGGAAGGAGATTGTCAATTTAGCGAAATCGGTTCCGCGTGGAGACTGAAGTCGCGTTGTACAGTAGATGCGCTAGATGAAGGACCGAGTTCTTGTGTACTGCGCGTTTAGGCGCGAACGGTGGGTCGATCATTATGGCTCGTTAACGCGTGCAAACTGTTAACGCACCGCGAAATTCCACGGTTTTCATTTTTGCGTCGCGGGCAGTTTATAAATCGTTGAAACACTCCTCGAATGTTGCACGCGCGGGCGTTTAAGAATATGAAGCCAATCGTTCCGTCGATTGCGTAAGATGGTGCGCTACGTTTcggtaaacatattttttacatcGTATAATATATAGTTCGGCTCTTGGCAGTTGCTCTAATAAATCTCGCTTAAGTGAACGTAAAATAATACACCGACTTAACGGTGATTAATAGATCATGGACGTTTATAGAAACCGAGAGCTCGTTAACGCTTCTTTGGTAAATAAGCTCATTAAAGGTGCACCACGTTTGCGTGAATGGTTTGAATATTAGGTAATCGTTGAACAATGCAAATGCATAAAATACCGCTACCGTTCGTAATGAACCGGCGAAACAATAGGAATTAGAAAAATCAATCTTCCGCCTGTCCAGACGTAAAGCAATTTTACGGCGTTCTTATGGCAAACCGAGCACACGAGCTCGTAAAGTAAGAAATACTGATACACCAATCGTAAAATCTCCGACGGAGCTCGTGCGAATCGGGAAGGTTAACAGGGCGCgtaaaacttttaattttcgaatatttctctgATAAAAACTGTCGGCCGAGCGGTAGTTTATAAAAGGGGTATGAAAATTACAAGGGAACTTTGCTAGTAGATGGAGTCGAAAGAAAATCTGGTGCTCTATTATTTTGCGGCTGGCAATGAAAGCTTCATCGCTGGAATATTCTGCTCATCGGTCGATCGACCGGCAATTTTGCAAGAAGAAGAGCACAGCGATtgcataattaaataaaaccgCATAAATTCGCGGAAGAAGAGCGAAGTTAATAAGCTTGACGGGTTAAATGAAGGAAAGATGGAAATTCTATCGCGACGATTCATTCTGTATTCATTTCAGATGTTCAGCCAGGCGATAGTGTGTTATTTTACGTGGCTATCGAGCGTGTCAGGGGTAAAAAACATCACGCGCGGTGTGGCGAGACACCTGAGATCGATTGGATTCCCCGAGGGCAGCGGCATGGGGGTAAACCaccaaataaatcattaatttttcatcgatgAACGGCTAGCTGCAACCATTAACTCAATATTAGCGTCCCAGTTCGCAATTCCAGCAGTCGGAAAATAGCTTCGTTAAAAATGTTCTCGTAACTCCGCGCGATTTCTTTTGAAGAGCGTTGCACGGGAACCGTTTCATCGGTATCGAAGGGAATCGTGATCATTTCGGCCATGACTTATTCTCACGTTTTCAGATATTCTTCGCTCTCGGACTGCCCGTCGATATTCCAAACAAATCGGTGCTATTTTCTATGTACTTCGAGGCGAATTACGCTCTACCCGGAGAATGGAACTCCAGTTATTATTTGGACGAGCCGTATCTCAAGAAACGCAGCGTAGATCGGCGACTGGCGTACCACGTTCTCGTGAACAAATTAGAAAGGTAAGTGAAATTGTTACTTGATGAAAGATGCTGGTCGAGGAAAGAAAGATTGAACGATATAATACTTGGAAATACTTGGGACAGTGTTGGATATTCTGGGGAAGGTTGCCTGCTAAAAATGATCTGCGAAACAGCGCACGAACCTCTGACCAGCAACGGCGTGATTGGCGATATTCtgcaaattttatttacgttaGTACACGTACATGATTGACATGAATCGACTAACAATTCATATACCGTACGACCATCGTATGATTCTTGATAGCAGGCCATCCTCTTCGCAGGATGAAGATCTTCCAAGTGAGGTCATCGAAGCAGAATTCACGAAAAACTGCGATAATTATCATACAAAATGTCCCCGAAGTCCTCTGGCATTGATCACTCGCTACGATCTCAACGAGAATAGATGAACAAGTTACGATGCTAATACTAGAACCACATAACAATGACAGCAAGTGGTTTACCATTTTTTTATACAACTTACAAGCCTATACGTTACCGGAGATCACCGGTCTCATAGGAACATACGCGTGTTGGCcaccggtaattttagtgttacaaACTACAGAATACTGAATATAATTCATGCGTTCCCCAACCATGAAGACATACACGACTATTGTATGAGTAGTAATGTGAGTAAAACAGTAAAAAGACATTCAACATAAAATGCATCTCCGCTTTTTATTGCTCCCCTTTCACATTTATTACGTTAGCCTCTCTATCGTcgtattcattaatattacatCGTAGTAATGAAATGATTCAATGAATAAATAGTGCAATACTGAGTTGATTTTCTAATGCGTGCAACTCGAAAATGGAATGATCAGCGTTCAATATTAGGTTTCCGATAAGTTTGGTattagtgaaattataaaatacttctaAAGAATTCGATCGTTCTATTGACACTTAATTTAAAACTGACACCGCAGGATTAGTGCGGTGCATAGCACTACAGAAGACTGGATAGACGCAACGGTTGCAATAAAGTTTTCTAACCATCGATtcaactaattgaaactatactatactattgcgatttaattaacattttcattcaatgGTGGCGTATGTATTCATTTGGTAAATCGCAGCCGTCACGATTACGTTTTAAAGTGAAAGTCGA includes:
- the LOC116433002 gene encoding uncharacterized protein LOC116433002, with the translated sequence MVRYVSMFSQAIVCYFTWLSSVSGVKNITRGVARHLRSIGFPEGSGMGIFFALGLPVDIPNKSVLFSMYFEANYALPGEWNSSYYLDEPYLKKRSVDRRLAYHVLVNKLESVGYSGEGCLLKMICETAHEPLTSNGVIGDILQILFTPSSSQDEDLPSEVIEAEFTKNCDNYHTKCPRSPLALITRYDLNENR